In Aedes albopictus strain Foshan chromosome 3, AalbF5, whole genome shotgun sequence, the genomic window CGATAAGCGGTATTCTAAAGTTAATAAAAATAGTTCAGTTTAAGTAAAGTACACGTTTAAGTTAATAATTTTAATCAAAATAGAATAATGCCGGTACCCCTCCCAGAATCGGACTCGGAAGACGAGTTGCCGCCGGCATGGGAAGAACGAGCCACCAACGACGGGTTCGTTTATTACGTGAATCACCAAAGCAAAACCACTCAGTGGACGCACCCCAGAACAGGTAAAGCGAAACGAGTGTCGGGAGAGCTGCCACTGGGCTGGAGCAAACAGGTGGAAGAAACGACGGGAAAGATTGTTTTCGTTGAAGATGCCACTCAGAGGAAGTCCTACACCGATCCGCGTCTGGCGTTTGCAGTAGAAGAAGCACCCCAAGTGGTGGGAGAGTTGCGGCAGCGATTCGACAGTGGCACGAACGCCCTTCAAGTGCTCCATGGTAGGGATCTGAGTGGAAAAATAGCGTTGATCACCGGAGCCAATGCCGGGATTGGTTTTGAGACGGCGCGGTCACTTGCTTTGCACGGTTGTGAGGTAATTTTTGCCTGCCGCAATGAATCCGCTACGAAGGAAGCCATTGACAAAATAGCAACTGAGAAGGAAACTGCAGGACAAAAGTGCAAGTTTGTGAAGCTGGATCTGGCAAGTCTGCATTCAGTCGGAAAGTGTGTTCAAGAAGTGAAAACCGAACATAAGCATTTGGACTATTTGATCTTGAATGCTGGAGTATTTGCCTTACCGTACAGCACTACGGACGATGGTTTCGAAACTACTTTTCAAGTGTCACATTTATCCCATTTCCATCTGACCAATCTTCTTTCTGATCTGCTGGATCATACATCAAGAGTTGTTGTGGTATCATCCGAGTCACATCGCTTCAGCAGATTGCCGAAAGAGTTATCCGAAACTGATCTTTCTCCTCCATCCAATAAATTTTGGAGCATGATGGCTTACAACAACGCAAAACTTTTGAACGTCCTTTTCGCGTGTGAGCTGTCCAAAC contains:
- the LOC109433386 gene encoding WW domain-containing oxidoreductase, with product MPVPLPESDSEDELPPAWEERATNDGFVYYVNHQSKTTQWTHPRTGKAKRVSGELPLGWSKQVEETTGKIVFVEDATQRKSYTDPRLAFAVEEAPQVVGELRQRFDSGTNALQVLHGRDLSGKIALITGANAGIGFETARSLALHGCEVIFACRNESATKEAIDKIATEKETAGQKCKFVKLDLASLHSVGKCVQEVKTEHKHLDYLILNAGVFALPYSTTDDGFETTFQVSHLSHFHLTNLLSDLLDHTSRVVVVSSESHRFSRLPKELSETDLSPPSNKFWSMMAYNNAKLLNVLFACELSKRWKTRGISVFSLHPGNMVSSQLARNWWFYRLLFTIVRPFTKSLQQAASTTIYCATAPELNGFTGLYFNNCYVCDPSGLSKNERMQQSLWMLSEKMIERAVK